Part of the Labrenzia sp. PHM005 genome is shown below.
GGCAGGTGTTTGCGTGTCCTTTGTCCGGCTTTGATCACCCAGGGCAATCCAAATCTTTCAGCTTCATCTAGTGTGGCACCCAGCCGGCTCAGCTCCTCGTCAGATAGAAAACGATCGCGCTCCACTTCCTTGTAACGTTGGATCAAGCGCACCGGGTTCGACAGCTCCGGCCGCAATCCCCAGACCTCCGCCAGATTGAGGGCCTTTGACAAGACCGACAGCACCAAATTTGCTTGCCGGGGGGTGTGTTTCAGTTTTGCATGAAGCTCGGCAACATCCGGGCGTGTCAACTCGGTGACCTTCATGGCGCCAAAATGCGGGCGGAGGATTTTTGTAATAATGCGCTTGTGGTGAAGTTGGGTCGCTTTTGCGTTGTGCACCATGACATGGTCGGACCAATACTTGTCCAAGAGATCATTGATCGTGGGGGCCGACCGCAAACCTTGCCGGGTCATCAGCGGATCGTGGCCGTTCCGGACCTGGACAATCAGCTCGCTTGCCATCCGTCTTGCCTCTGCCGGGGTGAGGGCGCCATAGGGTCCAATCGTCAAGCGCCGGGAGCGGGTCGTCATCGTGCGGTATTGAAGGATGAAAGATTTTTTGCCGCTTGGCAGTATGACAAGGCCAAAGCCTTTCAGACTGTCGTCCCACAAGAACCATTGTTTGGCGCGCGGCTTGGCGGCATCGATGGCGCGTTTTGATAACCGGGGCATCCTCGCCTCCTGTGACGGCATCAGACAGCAAATTCAGAGACAGATCAGGGCGCGGCATGGTTAGTTCCAGACCGCTTAGCCTGGGGTTCTGACGGCCTGACGGCTTTTGACGACCGGTCCGCCTTTCTCTTTTTTACAGTGGTCTTCTGTCCACGATTTGAGCCAGTTTTTCTGCTCAATTTGTGTAAGCACTATGTAAGCAGATGGAAGCGAATAAGCGAGAAAATGTCAATAGTTAATCGTAAAGATAAATTCATAAGATATTGAAATAATGTATCTAATGGTAGTTGTTCGCAATATGAAGTATTGAGAAAATGCTTCTCTTAATCAGCGGGTCTGGGGTTCGAGCCCCCACTCACCCACCAATGTTTCCGAAAACATCCAGATTGCGGTTAATGGTGTGTTCTCAGCGCGATGTCCGGCAGTTCATGCAAGCTCAAGATCTGCCAGAGCAGATTTTGCGTGCGCTGACGGCGGGCTGTGGAGTTGAAGCAGTTTGATGAGACTGAATACGCGTTCAAAGCCGGTCGCCGTCCGGAATTTAAGCACCAGGCGCTGCAGTGTCATGTCCGGAACCGAAGGGCCGAGTAAGGGCCCGGTGCGCTGAATGCCAAAAGACGGCTCTCCAGCAAAAGCAACGTGATAGGCTTCCGCCGCCGCTTCCAGATAATGATCCGGAAGGTTGGTCAGTACTGGCTAGTCATTGGAGATGGCGTTGGGAAAAATCATGCGGAAAACACTTTGACGGCCGGCAAAGGTGACATGGGGGACCTTGCC
Proteins encoded:
- a CDS encoding site-specific integrase; protein product: MPRLSKRAIDAAKPRAKQWFLWDDSLKGFGLVILPSGKKSFILQYRTMTTRSRRLTIGPYGALTPAEARRMASELIVQVRNGHDPLMTRQGLRSAPTINDLLDKYWSDHVMVHNAKATQLHHKRIITKILRPHFGAMKVTELTRPDVAELHAKLKHTPRQANLVLSVLSKALNLAEVWGLRPELSNPVRLIQRYKEVERDRFLSDEELSRLGATLDEAERFGLPWVIKAGQRTRKHLPKEHNDRRTPVSKPAIFAVRLLLHTGARVSEILTTEWSHIDFPNRTIALPSRKGDGRKPHPASDTVMKLLTQLYEKRRSNYILPRDADATRHITREVVQNAWQRIREHAQIEDIRLHDLRHTVGTYAAQAGGNAFLISHLLRHRNVTITNRYVNTDLDPIRVLSELIGQRLLEGLAKRQALESRELEADGNVIQFPGRRPFPS